The genomic window TAGATAGAGGAAAACAGGCAAGGCCAAGAACATGGAAGCCAACACTTATTAAGCACTTGCttaatgccaggcatggtgctacaTTTTCTACAGGAACCTTATGAAGTGGAGGCTGTTAGCAAGCCCACTGCACAGGTGAGAAAACTTGGCTAAGGTCACAGCACATGCAAGTGACAGAGTGAAGACTGCAACCAGCTCTGTCCTGCCCGCAGTCTGAGCACTGAGTCACCCTGCAGCTCTGTCTCTCCTCAAAGCTGTTTTTGCGTGCCGCAtgcagggaagagaagagagccACGGGATGGAGGCGGGGACCACAGCAGACGACTCAGCAGGAGATGAATCCTCATGGAATCTCACAGACAGGCAGTGGTGGCTGAAAGGCTCAGGAGATGTCCACCTCAGCGGTGTTCTCAGCCTGGGCAAGGAACTAGAGGGCACTGTGGGATGTCCAGCAGGCAGGTAAAGTGTGCTGGCCCTGAGGCTCCAGGGACACGGCCTTCGCAAGAGAGGCTGCTGGAGAACAAGGCTGGAAGGGAGCTGGACTAAGGACTTGTTGGCTGAGCTCCACCAGGGCTGGGCATTGGGCAGGCTCCCTTCTCCCCCTGGGGTACAGATGACTCTGTGAGGAGAAGGGGCCAGGCCACAGCCAGAAAGGAGGAACAATAAAGTATGTGGATGTGGACAGGAAACCAAGAAGCCTGGAGCTGGCTCCCGCTGGGCAGGCAGATGGGCCGAGCTCCCTCCCACTACTCAGCTAGCCTGCCTGGCGATATTGAAAACAGTGCTGCCAATGAACCCTTCCCATGGGCCGGGGGATTCAGGGCTCAGACTAGGGGGCAGGAGAGACCTGGTGCTAGTTTTCAATCTATAGTTTTGCTAGCATTGTGGCCTTAGACCATTTCCAAGGGCTTGCCATAACACACTGCCACCACCTTGGTGGCTtagaagcaacagaaatgtattctctcacagttctggaggccacaaATCTGAAATCAGCTTCCAGAATGCCTGTGCTTCCAGGGACACACTACCTccaaaggctctaggggaggaacCTCCTTTGGCTATTCTGACTTCTGGCAGcacaggcattccttggcttgtggtggCATCCCTGCCCTCTCCATGTCTGTCCGCACATGGCCATCTTCTCCATGTGTATCTCTATGGCCTCTTCCCCTcttttaaggacaccagtcattgaatttagggcccaccctaaatccaggatgGGTTCATCTTGAGattcttaactaattacatccataaagatcctatttccaaataaggtcacactctGAGGTTCCAAGTGGATGCTATTCTTCCAACCACCTCATGGAGGAGGCCTTGGAATCCTGACACAGCTGATGAGGACCCAGGCTCAGGAGGTGAAGAGAATATCCCAGGTCACAGGGCAGGCACATGTGGTGAAGCGATGTCTCTCATTCCAGGGTCCCAGCGCTTTCCTGTCTGCCCCACAGTGGTGTCTATGCAAAAGCTCAGCCCACAGATGCCAGCTCAGGAGGCTACAACCTGTGGGAGAGGTTGTGGAGGCAGGGTTGGCCTTGGAGTCACAACACCTGGGCCCAGGTTGTGCTGCCTCACTTAGACTAACCACTTttcctccctgggcctcaatTCAATGAACTTAtgtacagaatatataaagagctcctagaagaaaaagacagacaacccaacagaaaaatgagaggagaaaaaggaCTTGAAGGGAAACTTCATAGAAgatatctaataataataaacatacaaaaaattttaagccAAAAACCACTACACACTCACCAAAATGGCCAAaatcagaaaagatgaaaaagaataaatgttggTGAAAAAAGAAGCTCTCATCCTCTGCTAGAGGGAAGGCTGTTTGCCATCCTCTGCCACAGctgaacacacagacacaccttTTTATCTAGCAACTCTACTCATGGGCttctatgtaataaaatatattcctcTGTGCCCCAAAGACAAATACAAACATGTACATAGCACAGCTACTCATAATACCTCCAACTTGGAAACTACTCACATACTTATCCAGTGTAGAATTCAGTTCACACAACAGCACGCTATAGAGCAATGAGAAGGAACACACCGTAACAACGTGTATAGTATGGACGAATCTCAGAAATACACTGTTAGGACACGAAAGACTGCTGACTGTAAATTCCACTTACAGGAAGTTCAGAATACAAGGTGTTAAAAGTGAAGATGTTGGTTACCCTTGGGTGTTAGTGATAAGGAGGCACATGGGTGCTTCTAAGGTGCTGGTCACATGTGTCAGTGTAGGAAAGTTCATCAAACTATATACTTATTAATTATGTACTCTCGTGTGTATATATTATGCtttaatgaaaagtttaaaatatattaaaaaatgctgttTGAGGATCCTTCCAGCAGATGTCCCTGCTGCgatgggctggggaaggggctaGTCTAGGGGAGACTTCTGAGGGATGGAGCCCAGGAGGACACGCAGAGGAGAGGAAACAGGAAGTCCACGGGACTCCACAAAGAGAGCGGAGGCAACACAGAGACCCGTCccgagggaaactgaggccaagagaatATGCAAAGGAAGAGTGGAAATGACCTTACTCACTTTGCAGATGGACTTTCCTGTCGAGAAGTCCCCCACACACAGCATCTCCTCATGCACAGCGTAGGTCTCGCCTTGGCCAGTTCTTTGCCCATATAAGGTATTACAGAGTGTGTTCTCAATGAGGCCCACCTTGCCCTCCTGGAGAGAGAAGGGTGGTGACAGTTGCACTGCAGAGATAAGGGGGAGGTCAGTGACATGCCCTGTAGGTTAACTAAGAAAGCTCAGGCTACTCAGAGCCCCTACTCTGCCTGACTGCTAACCACAATCCCCCAAATGTAGGTTTTCTCAGAACTGCTGAGCTTTAAACGCTGCTTCACTCTGCTACCCATCCTTGATaagcttctcttctttttctcaaacCTTTGCACATAGTCATCCTATTCCTTCTACCTCTCTCATAGCAATAGATCACACCTCTTATTCTACAAGAGGCAAATCCCACCAACACATGACTCATTTATTGGGACTTAGCAACTATTCACTGACCAACTTATCCTTTCATGAACTGTCCTATCCATTCTCCCTCCATCCATCACTAACCTTTCTTCTCCACCCATCAtcccatccactcattcacccaTTCCTCCATCTACCTATCTTCCCACACATGcccattcatccactcacttTTCACACAtttgcccatccatccatcctttcatccatctCTCCATTGAGCCTTCCATCACTCATCCACCTATCCTGCTCTCCACCTATTGACACATCCATCCACTTCATCCTTCCCCCCTCACCAATCCTTCTATCTACACATCTATCCAAACATCTATCTACCAACTCAaatatcatccatccatccacccatccatccacttatccCTCCATCCATGCAGTAACCCATCCTTCTATCCATCtattatccatccatttatccatccctccatccatccatccaccctttTACTAACCCAATCACTGATCTATTCACTCATCTATTCAGCTATCCTGGTGCTGTCTTTTACATGCTAATGATATagataatttttagtagaaagtgacagattatatgaaataataaagaagtttaaaaatattttagattaagtgatatgaagaaaataaaacaggaagatGTGATAGAGGGGGTTGCTTATTTTAGCTCATATGATTAAGTAAAACCgagaaaaaaaagctgaataGTAAATGCAAAGAAGTGATTCATGCAAAGATTAGAACGACAAGCaagctaagaaaaacaaaacaaaacaaaacaaaacaaaaaaaacagcagcTAAAGGCCCGAGATAGAAATAGCCTTGAGATATTCAAGGAGTACCCAGGAGGCCCAAGAGGATGGGGTGGGGTATGTGAAGGCTGCAGTAAAAGATGTGGTATGTAATGGCTGCAGTGAAAAATGAAGAATGGAAAGGGTGCATTGGAAGGTGAGATATGTCATTGACTGCAGCAGGAGATGGGGTATGTGAAGGGTGCAGTTGAGATGGGGGATATGAAGGGTGCAGTGGGAGGTGGGGGATGTGAAGGGTGCAGTGGGAGGTGGGGGATGTGAAGGGTGCAGTGGGAGATGGGGGATATGAAGGGCCCAGTGGGAAGTGGGGGATGTGAAGGGCTCAGTGGAGGTGGGGGATGTGAAGGGTGCAGTGGGAGATGGAGGATGTGAAGGGTGCCGTGGGAGGTGGGGGATGTAAAGGGTGCAGTGGAGGTGGGGGATGTGAAGGGTGCAGTGGGAGATGGAGGATGTGAAGGGTGCAGTGGGAGGTGGGGGATGTGAAGGGTGcagtgggaggtggaggatgtgaagggtgctgggattgcaggcgtgagccaccaggcctggccggGTGTCTGGATTTCATTCTAGGCACAAATGAGAAGTTACTGTAGAGTATTGAACAGGGAAGTGACATGACTAATATTTAAAGTAACACTGACATCCACGTGGAGCCTAAAGTGGGGGCACAGAAGAATGGAAGCTGGGTGACCAGTTCTGAAGTTAGAGGCAAGAAATGCTGGTCTATCAGTGTCATGCAGCACAATGGTACCAGCCCAGGAGCGCCAGTTGGGATATTAAAACAAGTATATATTGCTTCTACCCTCAAGTCATAACCAGTTGTGTGTGTGAATGCTGGGAGCCAGCCAGCAGATGATCAGGGAAAGCCCCCTCCATCTAGTAGTCAAAGGTCATGGATGCTGGCAGAGCCCCACTCAGTGAAGACATATTCTATCAAAAATACATACAGCACCTCTGTTGAGAAATACTGACCCTACACATAATTAAACAtatgttcttcctttttccccttaACATCATACCATAAGCATTTCCCTAAACGATAAACACTCCTTTCTTCAATAAACACTCTTGTGTATAAGTCTTTGCCTACATTTCTTTTCTACCCATCTAACAGTGAAAACACACACGACTCTCTCCTCCGTTATTCAGTCACGTCACAAGACTGTGAAGTAGATGAGTGGCCCAGGTTAGGATAAGAGCAAAGTGAGGTTCAGAGGTGGTCAACAGTTCTACGTCGCAGTCATTCTAATGGGATCACGCAGCCTCCGAGTGCAGAGGCACCACGTGTTTTCTCTCCACTCTTCCCAAGCACCTTCCCAAGCAAGGGACGATCCAAGTGTGTGGTGGTGACCTAGAATGGGCCAGCCCCCAAGCATGTCTTTGGAGTTCAGTTGAGTCATCTCAGACCCATGACTGTTTAAAACCTTAcaagagtggctcacgcctgtaatcccagcactttgggaggccaaggcgggcagatcacctgagatcaggagttcaagaccagcctgaccaacatggagaaaccccgtctctactaaaaagacaacattagccaggcttggtggtgtacgcctgtaatgccagctactcgagaggctgaggcaggagaatcgcttgaaccggggaggaggaggttgcagtgagccgagatcatgccactgtactccagcctaggtgacagagcgagactccatctcaataaataaataaataaataaataaaaccttaaaatgaAGAACCACGAAGACTCAAAGAACCCAGATTCTGGATTCGCAAAAGTTTAAGATTCCCAGACTTTCAGAGCCTGGGACTCAAAGCTACGGGATCACACTTTCAGAACTAGAAGGGCCCCAGTGTGGTGGTCCTCACCTTACCGGTCATGGAAATGAGGCACAGAGGGCCAAGTCCAGTGGCTTCCTCTTTGCCTGGCTAAGccatccttccttcttccccttcacctccctctccctcccacccctcctcctcccgCCTCTCCCACACCCCCTCACGGTCTTCAGTGAGCATTCCCCAGCCGGTTATCCAACAGGACACGTTACTGGGCAGCTGCGTGTCCTGGGATGGGAGGCAGGCGGGGACAACGTAGGAAGTGAAGTTCACAGGCAGGTGCAGCTGCAACATGGCAATGTCACTCCCAAAGGGGTGGAGCTTCTCAAAGTCTGGATGGGTGATGATCTGGTGCACAGACATCTTCTGGGTGTGCTGGGTTTGATGATACAGTTGGGTGTTTCCCAACAGAACCTGATAGTTCTCCGGGGCCTGGGATTTGCTGGAGGAGGAAGGGCCCATTTTTACCATCCTCTGGGAGTGTGGGGCAGCACTCTCTTCTTACATCCACGTGTAACTGCCCACACACCCCTGGGTCCTTCTCCCCGAACATGATTCCAGGTAGCTTTGTATCCCCCTTTCTGAGTCAggagcttttctttctttgaggctAATGGATATTCTACTCACAACCTCAGGACATGTGGCCTCCCCAGTACACCCTTAAATCAGAGGAGCAGAGAATCCTAGTGCCAGAAAAGTCCTTGGCAGAGTCATCACATCGAGCCCTTTTATTTTACACAAGAGGAGCTCTGGCTTAATTCTGGCTCCAGCCTGACCCTTCTGAAGGCTACCTATGACCCGCTTCCTGGCCTGACCACCTTTCCTGCCCTCCCCAAGGGTGTCTTCCCCACTGTTGTGAGCACTCACAAAGGATTTGTTCAATGTCCAGATGAGTGCATGAAACTGGTGCTCTCCTTGTTCCTGAACACAGGTGATGAAACTTCTGACCTTTGTGACTTTGTTCACATGGGTCAGCCACCAGGAAAGCCCTCGCCACACTCCCCATGCCAAAGCCTCCCCTTCTGGCAAGTGCCTGCAGCTCCTCGTCCTCCCTCAAGACTGCAGCGTCTCTCTGGATGCCCCGGCCTCACGTCAGCTCTTCTCACCCATTGTGGGCTTTCTCTCCTGCATCCTGCTTGTTGGAGTTTGTGCCTCGCCTTCCCATAGAGACCCCTTCACTTGGGGTCTTGCCACACCCTGTGCCATAGAGGGTCTTGGGTGGTGTGACACACGGGAGATGCTCACAGCGCCCAGTTGGAACCTCAAAGCCACTAAGTGCCCAAGCTGACTCCATACctctccctctgggtccctccaTGACCGTTGAGAAGCTGGGCACAGAGTCAGGTTCAGGAGGGTCAGAGGAGTTGCACCCCTGACTGTCCACGTCATTCTCCAGGGTCAGGGGGCCCCATTCTTTCCACCCATGCATGCACTCTGGCACAGCTCCTTCCAGGCATacagttttacagaaaaaaaagcattgcCTGGCTGCTGGCTACACGCAGAGTCCCCAGTCCCTGCCTGGAGTCTGACTCACAAGAGCATGGTGGACACTGAAGAGAAACCTGCAGGCGGCCAGCACAGACACTGCCAATGCTCTCAGGCATGTCTCGGTTGAACAGACAGACAGGGGCCAGGGAACTCCCTGCCAGCGTTGAGGATGAAGGATGAGGAGGATCTGGGCAGATGGAGGGACAGTGGGTGGAGAGTGGGGGGGACAGTCGTGGTGGAGAGGACTGCAGGTCAAAGGCAGGCACTGCGTCAGTTTGGTGGCAGCAGACTTGCCCAGAGCAAAGCCCAGAGGAGAAAGGCATAAACCCCCCAGCCCGCTAACCCTCGTCCCTTGCATCTTCCTCCCCATCAGCCCCTCTGCTGGGGCCCAGGGAAGGAGGACTCACTTGAGAAAGCAGTGGGCTGTCGACACCAGCCAGCGGGAGTCGATGAGGACAGCTCCACAGAGGTGCGAGCTCCTATACAGCAGGCTGGCCTGCCATGGCCACTGACCAGCTGCTGCGTCCCGGCCACCGTAGATCTTCCCCACCACCTTAGGCTTCCCACACACTGTGGAGACACCCCGGTCCACCTGTTAGAGACACTAGTGGTGCCCATGAATGCCACCCCAGTGAGGCCTCTGCTCtcttcacagatgggaaaaccaaGGCCAAAGAATAGGTGACCTGGCCAAAATGACTGAGGGCTTCCCCAGCGTCTGCCTTCTATGGCCACTACCAGGACCAGATGATAGAGTACAACTGAGCAGGCTCTGTGGGAATGAGGGCCCAGGGGTCTGGCAGGCAGGGCAAGGCTGACCCAGGGTGGCCACAGCAGCTCATCCGGACCTGCCAAGGACTGGTGGACTGGAATCCAGCCCTGG from Macaca thibetana thibetana isolate TM-01 chromosome 15, ASM2454274v1, whole genome shotgun sequence includes these protein-coding regions:
- the LOC126937806 gene encoding putative serine protease 47; this encodes MGVGSTRTGAQPGPLLWSLLPLLLLSPEAAPAPPSRAPSPSHAPGETRESSGAAEESLGAQQGREPAVRAQGGSRNDIKQVCGKPKVVGKIYGGRDAAAGQWPWQASLLYRSSHLCGAVLIDSRWLVSTAHCFLNKSQAPENYQVLLGNTQLYHQTQHTQKMSVHQIITHPDFEKLHPFGSDIAMLQLHLPVNFTSYVVPACLPSQDTQLPSNVSCWITGWGMLTEDLQLSPPFSLQEGKVGLIENTLCNTLYGQRTGQGETYAVHEEMLCVGDFSTGKSICKGDSGGPLVCYLPSAWVLVGLASWGLDCWHPAYPSIFTRVTYFTNWIDEVMRLTPLPDPALAPHTRSPPKPLRAAGLPGPCAALVLPHTWLLLPLTLRAPWQTL